AAAGTGATAGCCCAAAAAACATAACTATTAGATAACCTAAGAGTTTCTCTTTATAAGAATGGTCTTTAAAAAGAAATACAACACCTAAAAGTGAAAAGAAAATTGCTACAAAAAGGCCAAACGTATCGTGAATGAATACAAACTCTTTAATAAGAAAGGCAAGTCCCAATGAAATTGCAAGCAACCCAGCAAAAATTTTTGATTCAGTTGTGCTCATACAATACCTCCTAAAAAGTTTCCGTATAAAAATGTATCGAGAGTACATCAGGACCAGTATGAGTGCCAATGACAGGGCCTAACTGTGTTAAAGAAACTGAGCTTCCTATTTCTTTCTCTACAAAATCTCTATATACTTCTGCCTCCTCAAGATTATTTCCATATGCAACAGTAATGTATTTTAGACCAAATTTTTCTACCTTCTCTTTGAGAAGTTCCACCATCCTTATCTTACCTTTCTCAAGTGTTCTTGGTTGCTCAAGCACGTTTACAACCCCTTCATCAAAAAATAGGATTGGCTTAATTTTTACAACTGTTCCAAGTAAAGCCTTTGCCTTTCCAATTCGCCCCAATCTTGCAAGCCAAAAAAGGTCCTTAACAAGAAAGTAGATATTCATATGTTTATACAACGTAGGTATGGTATTCAAAACAGATTCTAATGGTAAATGCTCTTCGTAAAGCATCTTTGCAATTTCGATAATCTGATACCCTAAACCCATTGAAGTAAATTTAGAATCAAAAATATGGATTTTTTCACTTCCAATTGATTCTTTTGCAGCATTTGCTGAATTAAGCGTGCCACTTAAACCTGCGGAGATATGAATAGAGATAATTTCATTTCCCTCTTCAAGTAATTTTCTATAGACACTTTCAAAATCCTCTGCGGATGGTTGTGTTGTCTCGGGTAGCACTTGAGAAGTTTTTACCTTTTTGTAAAATTCGTCGTGAGTCATATCAATGCCTTCTTTAAAGGCTTCATCGCCAAACCTTACATAGAGAGGCACAACAGTAATATCGTATTGGTCTATGTAAGATTTCGG
Above is a genomic segment from Caldisericaceae bacterium containing:
- a CDS encoding DegV family protein translates to MEKVKIVTDSTCYMPKSYIDQYDITVVPLYVRFGDEAFKEGIDMTHDEFYKKVKTSQVLPETTQPSAEDFESVYRKLLEEGNEIISIHISAGLSGTLNSANAAKESIGSEKIHIFDSKFTSMGLGYQIIEIAKMLYEEHLPLESVLNTIPTLYKHMNIYFLVKDLFWLARLGRIGKAKALLGTVVKIKPILFFDEGVVNVLEQPRTLEKGKIRMVELLKEKVEKFGLKYITVAYGNNLEEAEVYRDFVEKEIGSSVSLTQLGPVIGTHTGPDVLSIHFYTETF